In Catalinimonas alkaloidigena, a single genomic region encodes these proteins:
- a CDS encoding O-methyltransferase gives MSISQVLGTLYRYARFRQHAGDAHSIHSPFVFHLYTEVLRPDKQYYAFEGIEQHRQRLLRDTRSLEITDFGAGAARSRQRTVQELARRSAQRPQRAQLLFRLVEFLRPAYLVELGTSLGLTTAYLAAPNPQASVVTLEGCPATAALARETLRDTQAQLVVGPLEETLAPALARLPHVDFVYFDANHRREPTLRYFRQCLAKAHEATCFVFDDIHWSREMEQAWQEIQAHPDVTLTLDLFWLGLVFFRQKQPKQHFRLRL, from the coding sequence TTGTCCATTTCGCAGGTTCTAGGCACGCTTTACCGCTACGCCCGTTTCCGACAGCACGCCGGTGACGCCCACAGCATTCATTCGCCGTTTGTTTTTCATTTGTACACGGAAGTGTTGCGGCCCGACAAGCAGTATTATGCGTTTGAGGGCATTGAGCAGCACCGGCAGCGTTTGCTGCGCGACACCCGCTCGCTGGAGATCACCGATTTCGGGGCGGGTGCCGCACGTTCCCGTCAGCGCACGGTGCAGGAACTGGCTCGCCGGTCGGCGCAACGCCCCCAACGCGCCCAACTGCTGTTTCGGCTGGTAGAATTTCTGCGCCCCGCTTATCTGGTCGAGCTCGGCACGTCCTTGGGCCTCACCACGGCGTATCTGGCGGCACCGAATCCCCAGGCATCTGTCGTAACGCTGGAAGGATGCCCGGCCACGGCGGCCCTGGCGCGTGAAACGCTACGCGATACCCAGGCACAGCTTGTGGTAGGTCCGCTGGAAGAGACCCTCGCTCCTGCCCTGGCCCGCCTACCGCACGTCGATTTCGTGTACTTCGACGCAAACCACCGCCGGGAGCCCACCCTCCGCTACTTTCGTCAGTGCCTTGCCAAAGCGCACGAAGCAACCTGTTTTGTGTTCGACGACATTCACTGGTCACGCGAAATGGAACAGGCCTGGCAGGAGATTCAGGCGCATCCGGACGTTACGCTCACCCTCGATCTGTTCTGGCTGGGTCTGGTCTTTTTTCGGCAGAAACAGCCCAAGCAACATTTCCGCCTACGCCTTTGA
- a CDS encoding class I SAM-dependent methyltransferase: MLKKALKLLRTATLVPRKISYYDLRAFAKRVEAKPKTLIVYIEFEFEDIIKEYDILPQYQYQTDRYYELLEGIAPASYNTIICTGLLEHMSDPARLVKQCHSILAPGGKLYLSVSSVFAVHRGPEDYYHLTQYGTRHLFEQCAWQHLDIRGACGPFRTIGILLQRILLQAEVRFVFRPLIEALAWSITLLDGLVIRQYDGRTKTNEHLIDSMMPSNVQVIATK; encoded by the coding sequence ATGTTAAAAAAGGCGCTGAAACTCCTGAGGACAGCCACGCTGGTCCCCCGAAAAATCTCTTATTACGATTTGAGAGCCTTTGCCAAGCGGGTGGAGGCTAAGCCTAAAACGCTGATTGTTTACATCGAATTTGAGTTTGAGGACATCATCAAGGAGTACGACATCCTGCCTCAATACCAGTACCAAACCGACCGCTATTACGAGCTGTTGGAGGGCATTGCACCGGCGTCTTACAATACCATCATCTGTACCGGATTGCTGGAGCATATGTCAGACCCGGCCCGTCTGGTGAAACAATGCCACTCCATTCTGGCACCGGGCGGAAAGCTCTACCTGTCGGTCAGCAGCGTGTTTGCGGTGCATCGGGGCCCGGAAGATTACTATCACCTGACACAATACGGCACCCGCCATCTGTTCGAGCAGTGCGCCTGGCAACACCTCGACATCCGGGGGGCGTGTGGGCCTTTCCGTACGATCGGCATTTTGCTGCAACGCATTCTCCTCCAGGCAGAAGTCCGGTTTGTGTTCAGGCCCCTTATCGAGGCGCTGGCCTGGTCGATTACGCTGCTCGATGGTCTGGTCATCCGGCAATACGACGGCCGTACGAAAACAAACGAGCACCTCATCGATTCCATGATGCCGAGCAACGTGCAGGTCATTGCCACCAAGTGA
- a CDS encoding DNA-3-methyladenine glycosylase, whose protein sequence is MFPRLPRSFYTRDDVVQLARELLGKYVFTRFGGELTGGRIVETEAYHGRDDIATQKHLAKGHARTQLLYREGGLLYIYAVYRIHHLFNIVTNREGLADTVLIRALQPTDGVATMLQRRQMTEVKRNLTAGPGVMTQSLGLSKAHFGTDLVTSPDVWLEDRHASVPDAQIVAGPRVGIPYAEEHIDLPWRFSVRDSPWVSPAKGGTR, encoded by the coding sequence ATGTTTCCCCGACTCCCCCGTTCATTTTATACCCGCGATGATGTAGTGCAGCTTGCCCGCGAGCTGCTGGGCAAGTACGTCTTCACCCGTTTTGGCGGGGAGCTGACAGGCGGGAGGATTGTGGAAACGGAGGCGTACCATGGCCGCGACGACATCGCGACACAGAAGCATCTGGCCAAGGGACATGCGCGCACGCAGTTGCTGTACCGGGAAGGTGGGTTGCTGTACATCTACGCCGTCTACCGCATTCATCATTTGTTCAACATTGTGACGAATCGCGAAGGATTGGCCGACACGGTCCTGATCCGGGCCCTTCAACCGACCGACGGCGTAGCGACGATGCTGCAACGGCGGCAGATGACCGAGGTGAAACGCAACCTGACGGCCGGCCCGGGCGTGATGACCCAGTCATTGGGGCTCTCCAAGGCGCATTTCGGAACCGATCTGGTTACCAGCCCTGACGTCTGGCTGGAAGACCGCCACGCGTCGGTACCGGACGCACAAATCGTAGCCGGACCTCGTGTCGGTATACCTTATGCTGAAGAACACATCGACCTGCCGTGGCGCTTTTCAGTACGCGATAGTCCCTGGGTCAGCCCCGCCAAAGGCGGCACGCGTTAG
- a CDS encoding RDD family protein yields MVQSEIPGVFVRVKAVVLDSFVLMLLMLMVTELFSSFEAVPDLYRILAFVLIFGLYDPILTSSVGGTIGHMVFGLRVKRDNHEGKNILFPVAVVRFLVKATLGWISLVTVMGHKQGKAIHDMVARSVVVYHTKNLKVAA; encoded by the coding sequence ATGGTACAATCAGAAATTCCGGGCGTGTTTGTTCGTGTGAAGGCCGTCGTCCTCGATTCTTTTGTGTTGATGTTACTGATGCTGATGGTGACGGAACTGTTTTCTAGTTTCGAAGCCGTACCGGACCTGTACCGAATTCTGGCCTTTGTACTCATCTTCGGCCTGTATGACCCCATCTTGACAAGTTCGGTCGGAGGGACCATAGGCCACATGGTGTTTGGTCTCCGGGTGAAAAGAGACAACCACGAAGGCAAAAACATTCTGTTTCCGGTCGCTGTGGTCAGGTTTCTGGTGAAAGCGACGCTAGGTTGGATTTCGCTGGTAACCGTGATGGGCCACAAACAGGGAAAAGCGATTCACGACATGGTAGCACGGTCGGTGGTTGTCTATCACACAAAGAACTTGAAAGTAGCAGCGTAG
- a CDS encoding DUF3037 domain-containing protein: protein MPEKHLFEYAVVRVVPRVEREEFLNVGVILLCAPKGFLQIRYELSEVRLAAFGNTIDCGELRERLRAFERICAGRKEGGPIGQFPLAGRFRWLTAARSTVVQTSPVHPGLSADPSETLDRLFRQLVAIE, encoded by the coding sequence ATGCCCGAAAAGCACTTGTTTGAGTACGCCGTCGTCCGCGTGGTGCCGCGCGTGGAGCGTGAGGAGTTCCTCAACGTGGGCGTCATCCTGTTGTGCGCTCCGAAAGGCTTTTTGCAGATCCGCTACGAATTGTCGGAAGTCCGGCTGGCCGCTTTTGGAAACACGATTGACTGCGGAGAATTACGGGAGCGGCTTCGGGCTTTTGAGCGGATCTGCGCCGGTCGGAAGGAGGGAGGGCCCATCGGGCAGTTTCCATTGGCCGGCCGGTTCCGGTGGCTCACCGCCGCCCGCAGCACCGTCGTGCAGACCTCGCCCGTCCATCCCGGCCTTAGCGCCGATCCTTCCGAAACCCTCGACCGGCTATTCAGGCAACTGGTCGCGATTGAGTAA
- a CDS encoding aldo/keto reductase: MHYRTLGKSDLAVSAITFGAWAAGGWMWGGNDRKDAIEAIQAAYDLGVTSIDTAPIYGMGNSEEIVGEAIKGLPRDQVQLLTKYGMRWDLDQPRGDFAFKTETNEREKVDVYKYASRDSIRRECENSLRRLGVDYIDLYQIHWPDSTTPIQETMETVAELIKEGKIRYAGVSNYSAAQLAEAQQYVDVVSNQVPYSMVKRDIETELVPYCLEHQTSILAYSPLQRGLLTGKMKPGYEFGKGDHRAGMSYFTDENLQRVNAFLSKIKPLADEKGATLSQLVIRWTIEQPGITVALVGARNRQQAEQNAQAQNLHLSSEELNLISEHLEQLELAEA, translated from the coding sequence ATGCACTACCGAACTTTAGGAAAATCAGACCTGGCGGTCTCTGCAATCACCTTCGGCGCCTGGGCAGCCGGCGGCTGGATGTGGGGCGGCAACGATCGGAAAGACGCCATTGAAGCCATCCAGGCGGCGTATGACCTGGGCGTCACTTCCATTGATACCGCGCCGATCTACGGCATGGGGAACAGCGAAGAAATCGTCGGCGAAGCGATCAAGGGACTTCCGCGCGACCAAGTACAGCTCCTGACCAAATACGGCATGCGCTGGGACCTGGACCAGCCCCGAGGCGATTTTGCGTTTAAAACGGAAACGAACGAGCGGGAGAAAGTAGACGTCTACAAATACGCCAGCCGCGACAGCATCCGCCGTGAATGCGAAAACAGCCTCCGACGGCTGGGTGTCGACTACATCGACCTCTACCAGATCCACTGGCCCGACTCCACCACACCGATTCAGGAGACCATGGAAACCGTGGCGGAACTTATCAAGGAAGGCAAAATTCGCTACGCCGGGGTGTCGAACTACAGCGCCGCGCAACTGGCCGAGGCGCAACAGTACGTCGACGTGGTGTCCAACCAGGTACCTTACAGCATGGTGAAGCGCGACATTGAAACCGAACTGGTGCCTTATTGCCTCGAACACCAGACGTCTATCCTGGCGTACAGTCCGCTGCAACGGGGCTTGCTGACCGGTAAAATGAAGCCCGGCTACGAGTTCGGCAAAGGCGATCACCGGGCGGGGATGTCGTACTTCACCGACGAAAATCTGCAACGGGTGAACGCCTTCCTGTCGAAAATAAAGCCGCTGGCCGACGAGAAAGGTGCTACGCTGAGCCAGTTGGTCATCCGCTGGACGATCGAACAGCCCGGCATCACGGTGGCGTTGGTCGGTGCCCGCAACCGGCAACAGGCCGAACAAAACGCCCAGGCGCAGAACCTCCACCTCTCTTCTGAGGAACTGAACCTGATCTCCGAACACCTGGAACAGCTCGAACTGGCGGAAGCTTAA
- a CDS encoding FAD-dependent oxidoreductase, with protein MLIDANSLSSETLVTEVCIVGGGPAGITLARQLAAEGLRVLVAESGGIASEEAANQLNAIDYTSNFTYRPHHTNRCRQVGGTANLWAGRVVSFQFHPVLDREWGTLPALLEASKSRAHATLGIAQRFVAACPVSEGEVVSLWGKKIERFNRRSTHLRAGDFELVYHLTYRAKATERQGRFTAFEFQAANGRSITVEAAYFVLAAGGIENARTLLLMEEVLKPRMGANFRNVGKYLMDHPKIVHGSFYFENFPASLQKLKMQVAKEGKLKYGLKRVNPRTGVRAYANLIETEPTLLSKWFTQAMSLYKRVKKNLSGPGALPEPSQRIPSVHLESKELIPHAFLYRLRSLALFSKKKDNWFRVVCYVEQRPEAANRMVLRHDTPDAHGLPTPELHMRLGPEAMEEAVQLYRDLQRHMAALGGTLTFQEQALRTSANYTDASHHLGGTRYSIDRDRAVVDESLRVIGCPNLFVVGSSVFPTGSVENPTHLIVNLAHYLASVIVEEHRTAALSANETAILKASGR; from the coding sequence ATGCTAATTGATGCCAATTCGCTTTCGTCCGAGACCCTGGTAACAGAAGTCTGCATTGTGGGAGGAGGCCCCGCCGGCATCACGCTGGCGCGGCAACTTGCGGCCGAAGGGCTACGCGTGCTGGTGGCCGAGAGTGGCGGGATAGCATCCGAAGAGGCGGCCAACCAGTTGAATGCTATCGATTACACGTCTAATTTTACGTATCGTCCGCATCATACGAACCGGTGTCGTCAGGTCGGCGGTACGGCCAACCTGTGGGCCGGGCGGGTAGTGTCTTTTCAGTTTCACCCGGTGCTGGATCGGGAGTGGGGCACGTTGCCTGCCCTGTTGGAAGCCTCAAAAAGTCGGGCGCATGCTACCCTGGGCATTGCGCAGCGTTTCGTGGCGGCATGTCCGGTGAGCGAGGGCGAAGTAGTGAGTTTGTGGGGGAAAAAAATTGAGCGATTCAACCGACGGTCCACGCACCTTCGTGCAGGCGATTTTGAGCTGGTCTACCACCTGACGTACCGGGCAAAGGCCACCGAACGGCAGGGGCGGTTTACGGCTTTTGAGTTTCAAGCTGCTAACGGGCGGTCTATTACGGTCGAGGCTGCCTATTTTGTGCTGGCGGCGGGCGGCATCGAGAATGCCAGGACGTTGCTGCTGATGGAGGAGGTGCTGAAACCTCGCATGGGAGCCAATTTCCGGAATGTCGGGAAGTACCTCATGGACCACCCTAAAATTGTGCACGGGTCTTTTTACTTTGAGAACTTCCCGGCCTCGTTGCAAAAACTGAAAATGCAGGTGGCAAAGGAGGGAAAGCTCAAATACGGTCTCAAACGCGTAAACCCTCGTACCGGCGTTCGGGCGTACGCCAATCTGATCGAAACCGAGCCTACGCTTTTGAGCAAATGGTTTACCCAGGCGATGAGTCTTTACAAAAGGGTGAAGAAAAACCTAAGCGGACCCGGTGCCCTGCCCGAGCCTTCTCAACGCATCCCCAGTGTCCACCTGGAATCGAAAGAGTTGATCCCCCACGCGTTTCTCTACCGTTTGCGATCCCTGGCGCTGTTCTCTAAAAAGAAAGACAACTGGTTTCGGGTGGTTTGCTACGTGGAGCAACGGCCCGAGGCCGCCAATCGGATGGTATTGCGCCATGACACGCCCGATGCTCACGGACTGCCCACCCCGGAACTGCACATGCGTCTCGGCCCGGAAGCGATGGAAGAGGCGGTGCAGTTGTACCGTGACTTGCAGCGCCACATGGCCGCGCTGGGCGGTACGCTTACCTTTCAGGAACAAGCGCTGCGCACCTCTGCGAATTATACGGACGCTTCGCATCATCTGGGAGGCACCCGCTATTCCATCGACCGTGACCGGGCCGTCGTGGACGAATCTCTGCGGGTGATCGGCTGTCCTAATTTGTTTGTGGTAGGAAGTTCGGTTTTTCCTACCGGCAGTGTGGAGAACCCCACGCACCTGATCGTCAACCTGGCCCATTACCTCGCTTCTGTCATCGTAGAAGAACATCGAACCGCCGCCCTCTCCGCCAACGAAACCGCGATCCTGAAAGCCAGCGGGCGCTGA
- the apaG gene encoding Co2+/Mg2+ efflux protein ApaG produces the protein MVTQTTQGVRVSVVTEYQPEYSNPIQAHFVFTYKITIENCSDHTIKLLRRHWFIHDAHNLTAREVKGDGVVGQQPTLEPGQTHEYVSGCNLKSGLGKMYGTYEMERIMDGHLFEVQIPEFTMVSPYRLN, from the coding sequence ATGGTCACTCAAACTACGCAAGGCGTCCGGGTAAGTGTTGTGACCGAATACCAGCCTGAGTATTCTAATCCGATACAAGCTCATTTTGTTTTCACATACAAGATTACCATCGAAAACTGTAGCGACCACACCATCAAGCTCCTGCGGCGGCACTGGTTCATTCACGATGCGCACAACCTGACGGCCCGTGAGGTGAAAGGGGATGGCGTGGTGGGCCAGCAACCAACGCTGGAACCCGGTCAGACGCACGAATACGTATCGGGATGTAATCTAAAATCGGGGCTGGGCAAAATGTACGGCACCTACGAGATGGAACGCATCATGGACGGCCACCTGTTCGAAGTGCAGATCCCCGAGTTTACGATGGTGTCTCCTTACCGGCTGAACTAG
- a CDS encoding HipA family kinase gives MAHESMARAPELRTVQVIRYVTPLREGGSLPALAEADDEFLYVLKFRGAGQGPKALIAELISGEIARLLGFNVPELVFAELDEAFGRSEGDEEIQDLLRASEGLNLGLHYLSGAITFDPLVTTIDARLASQVVWLDCLITNVDRTARNTNMLTWHKELWLIDHGASLYFHHNWESWEGQSRRPFAAIKDHVLLPWATELEAVDAEFRERLTPDRIAAIVALVPDAWLTDASIPGTPDEQRDVYFQFLTTRLAASDLFVNAAEHARKALV, from the coding sequence ATGGCACATGAATCGATGGCGCGCGCGCCGGAACTGCGGACGGTGCAGGTGATCCGCTACGTCACGCCCCTGCGCGAAGGCGGGTCGCTCCCCGCCTTGGCCGAAGCCGACGACGAGTTTCTGTACGTCCTGAAGTTTCGGGGGGCGGGGCAGGGGCCGAAAGCCCTGATTGCGGAACTGATCTCAGGTGAGATTGCCCGGCTACTCGGCTTCAACGTACCGGAGCTGGTCTTCGCTGAACTCGACGAAGCCTTCGGGCGCTCGGAAGGTGACGAGGAAATTCAGGATCTGCTGCGGGCCAGCGAGGGGCTGAACCTCGGGTTGCATTACCTCTCCGGAGCCATCACGTTCGATCCACTGGTAACAACCATCGATGCGCGGCTAGCCTCGCAGGTCGTCTGGCTCGATTGCCTGATTACCAACGTAGACCGCACGGCGCGCAACACCAACATGCTGACGTGGCACAAGGAACTGTGGTTGATCGACCACGGGGCGTCGCTTTACTTTCATCACAACTGGGAAAGCTGGGAAGGGCAAAGCCGACGCCCGTTTGCCGCCATCAAAGACCATGTCTTACTGCCCTGGGCGACGGAACTGGAAGCCGTCGATGCCGAATTTCGGGAACGCCTGACGCCGGACCGGATCGCCGCCATCGTCGCGTTGGTGCCCGACGCCTGGCTAACCGACGCGTCCATTCCCGGTACGCCGGACGAACAGCGAGACGTCTATTTTCAATTTCTGACGACGCGCCTTGCCGCGTCGGACCTGTTTGTAAACGCTGCGGAACATGCCCGAAAAGCACTTGTTTGA
- a CDS encoding YheT family hydrolase yields the protein MPLVASPYRAPRLLFNGHLQTIAPHLWRRQPPVAYRRERLELPDGDFLDLDWVDAAVDQNRLVVLSHGLEGDSSRAYMVGMAHAFAAQGWHVLAWNCRTCSGVMNRLPRFYHHGDADDLAAVVQHALAPGKYRQLVLIGFSMGGSMTLKYLGRTAAPVPEAVQGAVVFSVPCDLYSSIVRLHHPHNVLYRRRFLQKLKQKMVRKALQFPDQVNIRNLDLIQDFPSFIERFMGPLHGYRDLARFYHEASAVHYLAGIRRPTLLVNAQNDPMLAGKCFPVAEARDHTFLHLEMPLTGGHVGFTRYGFRLNWAEQRALEFVESLGLTS from the coding sequence ATGCCTCTTGTTGCTTCCCCCTACCGTGCGCCGCGCCTTCTGTTCAATGGGCACCTGCAAACCATCGCGCCCCACCTGTGGCGACGCCAGCCCCCCGTGGCTTACCGGCGGGAGCGCCTGGAACTCCCCGATGGTGATTTTCTGGATCTGGACTGGGTAGATGCCGCTGTGGACCAGAATCGGCTGGTCGTGCTGTCGCATGGTCTGGAAGGGGACAGTTCCCGGGCCTACATGGTCGGGATGGCGCACGCGTTTGCGGCACAGGGCTGGCACGTGCTGGCGTGGAACTGCCGGACGTGCAGCGGCGTGATGAACCGTCTGCCCCGCTTTTACCACCACGGCGATGCCGACGACCTGGCAGCCGTCGTGCAGCACGCATTGGCACCAGGAAAATACCGGCAGCTTGTGCTGATCGGTTTTAGCATGGGCGGCAGCATGACCCTAAAGTACCTGGGTCGGACTGCAGCTCCCGTCCCTGAAGCCGTTCAAGGGGCCGTGGTATTTTCGGTTCCTTGCGACCTGTACAGCAGCATCGTGCGCCTGCACCACCCCCACAACGTGTTGTACCGCCGCCGCTTTCTGCAGAAGCTCAAACAGAAAATGGTGCGCAAAGCGCTTCAGTTTCCTGACCAGGTCAACATACGTAACCTGGACCTGATTCAGGACTTTCCTTCGTTCATCGAGCGGTTTATGGGGCCGCTGCACGGCTATCGGGACCTCGCACGGTTTTACCACGAAGCCAGCGCCGTCCACTACCTGGCGGGCATCCGGCGGCCGACGCTGTTGGTCAATGCGCAAAACGATCCCATGCTGGCGGGCAAATGTTTCCCGGTCGCCGAAGCCCGCGACCACACTTTCCTACACCTGGAAATGCCGCTGACCGGCGGCCACGTCGGTTTCACACGCTACGGCTTTCGTCTTAACTGGGCTGAACAACGCGCGCTGGAGTTTGTTGAGTCATTGGGCCTGACGTCCTAG
- the ung gene encoding uracil-DNA glycosylase, translating into MDVKIAPSWKDHLQPEFEKPYFRELVSFVKQEYKTTTVYPPGNLIFNAFDHCAFDEVKVVILGQDPYHGPNQANGLAFSVADGVTKPPSLINIFKEIEQETGKPVPKSGNLERWADQGVLLLNATLTVRARQAGSHQKKGWEIFTDAVIKTLSEQKEHLVFMLWGAYAQKKGAVIDGKKHLVLQSAHPSPFAADRGFFGNRHFVQANEYLRQHGKAEIDW; encoded by the coding sequence ATGGATGTAAAAATTGCCCCTTCCTGGAAAGACCATCTGCAACCGGAATTTGAGAAGCCTTACTTCCGCGAACTGGTTTCGTTCGTCAAGCAAGAATACAAAACGACCACCGTGTATCCGCCGGGCAATCTGATTTTCAACGCTTTCGACCATTGTGCCTTCGACGAGGTGAAGGTGGTGATTCTGGGACAAGACCCGTACCATGGCCCCAACCAGGCCAACGGATTGGCCTTCTCGGTCGCCGACGGGGTCACCAAGCCGCCTTCGCTGATCAATATTTTCAAGGAAATTGAGCAGGAGACGGGCAAGCCAGTACCGAAATCGGGTAATCTGGAACGGTGGGCCGACCAAGGTGTCCTTCTGCTGAACGCCACGCTGACGGTGCGCGCACGCCAGGCCGGATCGCATCAGAAAAAGGGCTGGGAGATTTTTACCGATGCGGTGATCAAAACCCTTTCCGAGCAAAAAGAGCACCTGGTGTTTATGCTCTGGGGGGCATATGCACAGAAAAAAGGCGCCGTGATCGACGGGAAAAAGCATCTGGTACTCCAGTCGGCGCACCCGTCGCCCTTTGCCGCCGACCGGGGTTTTTTCGGCAATCGCCATTTTGTCCAGGCCAACGAATACCTGCGTCAGCACGGCAAAGCGGAAATCGATTGGTAG
- a CDS encoding PHP domain-containing protein, whose amino-acid sequence MTNRDIIRAFKLTASLLELHAANPFKIRSYQNAALNLERLEQPLLGMTPDEVAGLEGIGKGMAERIARLEETESFPELDELLTQTPPGVVKMLSLKGLGPKKVRTLWQSLKVESEQALLEACENDQVAALKGFGKKTQESIRESILFSMRNAGKLHLSAAEALAEQVRQLLLDTGAVQRVEIAGQTRRKLEIVDQLELLAAIEQPSVLWKALENHVMLAKDESASGPFVWRGHLTEADVPVAILTCRPEEFAGEWLLLSSADAHLQWAAASGHALVSVARNGAFASEEAIYQEAALPAFPPELREGMLEAQVLEQGEVPRLLEMADLKGILHNHSTYSDGKHTLEEMARYCQELGYQYLGISDHSKTAAYAGGLQEFRVQQQHEEIDRLNKTLAPFKILKGIESDILGDGSLDYADDVLASFDFVVASVHSNLGMDQAHATDRLLRAIENPYTTMLGHPTGRLLLRREGYPLDFRRIIDACAEHNVIIEINANPWRLDLDWRWVPYALEKGVLISINPDAHEKAGYADMYYGVCMGRKGGLTADKTFNAWPLDKVETWLQKRRSKA is encoded by the coding sequence TTGACCAACCGCGACATCATTCGTGCCTTTAAGCTGACCGCCAGCCTGCTGGAATTACACGCCGCCAACCCGTTCAAAATTCGTTCGTATCAGAATGCCGCCCTTAACCTGGAGCGCCTGGAGCAGCCGCTCTTGGGCATGACGCCCGACGAAGTGGCGGGTCTCGAAGGCATCGGTAAGGGCATGGCCGAGCGCATCGCCCGCCTGGAAGAAACCGAAAGCTTTCCTGAGCTGGACGAACTGCTCACCCAGACGCCGCCCGGGGTGGTAAAGATGCTTTCGCTGAAGGGCCTGGGACCCAAAAAAGTCCGGACGCTGTGGCAATCGCTCAAGGTGGAAAGCGAACAGGCCCTGTTGGAAGCTTGCGAAAACGATCAGGTTGCCGCGCTGAAAGGGTTCGGCAAAAAAACGCAGGAGTCGATTCGCGAATCCATCTTGTTCTCCATGCGCAACGCCGGAAAGCTACATCTTTCGGCGGCCGAAGCCCTGGCTGAACAGGTGCGGCAACTTCTGCTCGATACCGGGGCCGTACAGCGGGTAGAAATTGCCGGGCAGACACGCCGGAAACTCGAAATCGTTGACCAACTGGAGCTGCTGGCGGCGATCGAACAGCCCAGTGTTTTGTGGAAGGCGCTGGAAAACCACGTGATGCTGGCCAAAGACGAAAGCGCTTCCGGGCCTTTTGTGTGGCGCGGGCACCTGACCGAGGCAGACGTACCGGTGGCCATTCTGACGTGTCGACCTGAGGAATTTGCTGGTGAGTGGCTCCTGCTATCGTCGGCCGATGCCCACCTGCAATGGGCGGCTGCCAGCGGACATGCACTGGTCTCGGTTGCGCGCAACGGGGCATTTGCTTCCGAAGAAGCTATTTATCAGGAGGCGGCTTTGCCTGCCTTTCCGCCGGAACTGCGCGAAGGCATGTTGGAAGCGCAGGTATTGGAACAAGGCGAGGTGCCCCGTTTGCTCGAAATGGCCGATCTCAAGGGCATCTTGCACAACCACTCGACTTACAGTGACGGGAAACATACACTCGAAGAGATGGCACGCTACTGTCAGGAATTAGGATACCAGTACCTGGGCATCTCCGACCACTCGAAAACGGCAGCTTACGCCGGTGGTTTGCAGGAGTTTCGGGTGCAGCAACAGCACGAGGAGATCGACCGGCTGAACAAAACACTCGCGCCTTTCAAGATCCTGAAAGGGATTGAATCTGATATTCTCGGCGATGGCTCGCTCGACTATGCCGACGACGTGCTGGCCTCGTTCGATTTTGTGGTGGCCTCGGTGCACTCCAACCTCGGTATGGATCAGGCCCACGCCACCGACCGCCTCCTGCGCGCCATCGAAAATCCGTATACCACCATGCTGGGGCACCCGACGGGCCGTTTGTTGTTGCGTCGGGAAGGCTATCCACTCGACTTCCGGCGCATCATCGATGCCTGTGCCGAACACAACGTAATTATCGAAATCAACGCCAATCCTTGGCGACTGGACCTGGACTGGCGCTGGGTGCCGTATGCGTTGGAGAAAGGTGTATTGATCAGCATCAACCCCGATGCGCACGAAAAGGCGGGTTACGCGGACATGTACTACGGCGTCTGCATGGGGCGAAAAGGCGGGCTAACCGCCGACAAAACGTTTAATGCCTGGCCGCTCGACAAGGTAGAAACCTGGTTGCAAAAGCGCCGCTCAAAGGCGTAG